A window from Branchiostoma lanceolatum isolate klBraLanc5 chromosome 9, klBraLanc5.hap2, whole genome shotgun sequence encodes these proteins:
- the LOC136442008 gene encoding beta-1,4 N-acetylgalactosaminyltransferase 1-like, translating to MISLHADLDLRNVLTKTLPPFHTRLFDRGPCVCEEKSLSFTKAMAKDEKEDLRKRRKKELEKFRDRVSRMSDPLLLVRGHCPLSYPSMGLQVVPGEAIGIPGLSVDDAVFREQYKVEFSAEFGVLDIAAEVAEVDTSGRNTRSLKIVSSSLVHLNRQLDFLVYINTEPEVGKLDLVNFRYLDHDVTIPIRINFRPVPLLYDPGPGSDDNIDRKVTVVTKTFLRYLSVRNLIRSIRKFYPTIRIVIADDSRPVEDLQGDNVDHYVMPFGVGWFAGRNLAVSQVKTPYMLWVDDDFLFIPETKLEKFVDVLDNADIDIVSGLVGRDRISLKKLNILEGDEEGDCLVQTMGTYGTLKNFPECHRVDRVTNFFLGRTDKVREVGFDPAYSRFAHTEFFYEGLGKLRSAACSFAKIGHNQKSNEQYVKFRQPGREYMTFLNNYEYFKYNVKCWNKDDV from the exons atgataagcTTACACGCTGATCTTGATCTAAGGAATGTGTTGACAAAAACTCTACCTCCGTTTCACACCAGACTGTTTGACCGAGGCCCCTGCGTCTGCGAAGAAAAGTCGCTTTCTTTCACCAAGGCCATGGCTAAAGACGAGAAGGAAGACCTAAGGAAGCGAAGGaagaaagaactggagaaaTTTCGTGACAG AGTGTCGAGGATGTCTGACCCCCTGTTGTTGGTGAGGGGACACTGTCCGCTGAGTTATCCCTCCATGGGGCTACAGGTCGTACCGGGAGAAGCTATCGGCATTCCGG GACTTTCAGTCGACGATGCCGTTTTTAGGGAACAATATAAG GTGGAATTTTCGGCAGAGTTCGGAGTTCTCGATATCGCGGCGGAAGTTGCCGAAGTTGACACGAGTGGACGAAATACCAGGTCGTTAAAGATCGTGAGCTCGTCTCTGGTTCATCTAAACCGGCAACTGGACTTTCTAGTCTACATCAACACAGAACCTGAAGTAGGAAAACTCGATTTGG TCAACTTCCGGTACTTGGACCATGACGTCACCATCCCGATTAGGATCAACTTCCGTCCTGTTCCGCTCCTGTATGACCCCGGCCCCGGATCCG ACGACAATATCGATCGAAAGGTGACAGTTGTCACCAAGACCTTCCTGAGATACCTCTCCGTCCGGAATCTGATCCGGAGCATCCGGAAGTTCTACCCAACCATCCGGATTGTCATCGCTGACGATAGCCGCCCGGTCGAGGATCTCCAGGGAGACAACGTGGACCATTACGTCATGCCTTTCGGTGTG GGCTGGTTTGCTGGGCGGAACCTGGCGGTATCACAGGTCAAAACTCCCTACATGCTTTGGGTTGATGACGACTTCCTGTTCATACCGGAAACCAAGCTAGAAAAATTCGTCGATGTTCTAGACAATGCTGACATCGACATA GTGTCTGGCTTAGTCGGACGGGACCGCATCAGCCTAAAGAAACTGAACATCTTGGAGGGCGACGAGGAAGGGGACTGTCTCGTCCAGACCATGGGCACATACGGGACATTGAAAAACTTCCCAGAATGCCATAGGGTGGACCGGGTCACTAACTTCTTCCTGGGTCGCACGGACAAGGTCAGAGAGGTCGGGTTCGATCCTGCGTACTCGCGATTCGCTCATACCG AATTTTTCTACGAGGGACTGGGCAAGTTGAGGTCGGCCGCTTGCAGCTTCGCAAAAATCGGCCACAACCAGAAGAGCAATGAGCAATACGTCAAATTTCGCCAACCTGGGAGAGAATACATGACATTTTTAAACAACTATGAGTATTTCAAATACAATGTTAAGTGTTGGAATAAAGATGACGTATGA
- the LOC136442007 gene encoding bifunctional peptidase and (3S)-lysyl hydroxylase Jmjd7-like: MSTIKAALFWTFISVLCVDASLAKGVGDDDVPFPPTLRPSDSGLPVGHLLPLGYQREPEGPVKVYTQPLAPTEFWEQHARDPYVPLVYRQAIAKAPAVTNWQSDEYIREKYGDLDVLVEKKIEDRMNPVRLRMPLSEFLDNHHHKQWYVVSLLPDPMRAEMQVPRSLLCGNFKDSILESNLWLSSGGTRLVLHYDADHNLHCLISGRKDFIMIPNKYGDKLDLADNKKSGSGFTHMNVDKVNLVKNPEVSEVPWTWATLQPGDCIFIPSRYFHQVRSYGRSVAATIMWDPFREFNDSDCATRDIDKYTALSDVRLQWTYKKGDKVIDMGYMNVETMRNIFLDEMEDEELDKFTPEVLSIIYAYNMLNEEEDEQLGEEDMEYVRKVFSLMDKDQKGYLTEEELRGLDIETLKLVTRLIEPAHGPIGENIGSRDEL; encoded by the coding sequence ATGTCCACGATCAAGGCCGCGCTGTTTTGGACTTTCATTTCCGTGTTGTGCGTGGACGCCAGTTTGGCTAAGGGCGTGGGAGACGATGACGTTCCGTTTCCCCCCACCCTCCGACCGAGCGACTCTGGCCTCCCAGTCGGCCATTTGTTACCACTGGGCTACCAGAGAGAACCAGAAGGGCCCGTCAAGGTGTACACACAGCCGCTAGCTCCGACAGAGTTCTGGGAGCAGCACGCAAGGGACCCCTACGTACCTCTTGTGTACAGACAAGCGATCGCCAAGGCCCCTGCCGTCACCAACTGGCAGAGTGATGAGTACATCAGGGAGAAGTATGGAGACTTAGACGTCCTGGTCGAGAAGAAGATAGAAGATCGTATGAATCCTGTGCGCCTGAGGATGCCCCTGAGCGAGTTCCTAGACAACCACCACCACAAGCAATGGTACGTGGTGTCTTTGCTGCCCGATCCCATGAGAGCCGAAATGCAGGTGCCTCGCTCGCTTCTCTGTGGGAATTTTAAGGATAGCATCCTAGAGTCGAATCTGTGGTTATCGTCCGGTGGGACGAGGTTGGTTCTACACTATGACGCCGACCACAACCTCCACTGTCTGATCTCTGGGCGGAAAGACTTCATCATGATACCCAACAAGTATGGAGATAAGCTGGACTTGGCGGACAACAAAAAATCTGGATCCGGTTTCACTCACATGAATGTAGATAAAGTCAACCTCGTGAAAAATCCAGAAGTGTCAGAAGTTCCCTGGACCTGGGCCACCCTCCAACCCGGAGACTGTATCTTCATTCCGTCGCGTTATTTCCACCAAGTCAGGTCGTACGGGCGCAGCGTGGCCGCCACCATCATGTGGGACCCCTTCCGTGAGTTTAACGACTCAGACTGCGCCACAAGAGACATCGACAAATACACGGCATTGAGTGACGTCAGGCTACAGTGGACGTACAAGAAGGGAGACAAGGTCATTGACATGGGGTACATGAACGTGGAGACGATGAGGAACATCTTTCTGGACGAAATGGAAGACGAAGAACTCGACAAGTTTACGCCTGAGGTTCTCTCGATCATTTACGCGTACAACATGTTgaatgaagaagaagacgagCAGTTAGGAGAAGAGGACATGGAATATGTTAGAAAAGTCTTTTCCCTCATGGACAAGGATCAGAAAGGGTACTTGACTGAAGAAGAGCTGCGAGGGTTGGACATTGAAACGCTGAAACTTGTTACACGTTTGATAGAACCAGCGCACGGGCCTATCGGAGAGAACATTGGATCACGTGATGAGCTGTGA